In Pseudonocardia cypriaca, a single genomic region encodes these proteins:
- a CDS encoding putative nucleotidyltransferase substrate binding domain-containing protein, translated as MGDIAGFLHAHPPFEALDADELAALAAVAELEEHPAGATILPKGGPPVTHVRVVHTGAVEIVLDGRVLDLLGPGELFGHASMLSGLPLGFAAVAVGTTTCLRLPADAVRPVLGMPAGLRYVARSLLSSALAGPAGADDGSASSAQRPVGELLRAPLVFAAPALSIRETAQRMTASGASAVVVPLRDGRVGILTDRDLRRVIAEGTDTAAPVSAAMSAPAWTVAADRLGGEVLLDMLDRGVRHVPVLDATGQVLGVLTDVDVVAATTRSSFGLRAAIARAGSVPELVAAAAELTPTVIALHDARVAATDIAGITSVVVDALTRRLIELVAPGPPPRPLTWLALGSLARREAVPSSDVDSALVWAGDGQGRADNAAEYAHALAEQVLSGLAACGFRADANGAVATNKLFARSYDGWVAAARSWLADPTQERAPILVSLAVDARPVWGVRAAPAVADVFRDARRHPDLLRLLGRYALAHRPPTGFLRDFVVEHTGRRRGKLDLKRGGLVPIVDLARWAGMAAGVTSASTPARLRAAAAAGTLDPGPAATLEEAFHLVLQLRLAHQVEQLRAGEEPDDLVRPADLSPVTRVSLREAFRTVATVQRRIDRELQLGVR; from the coding sequence GTGGGCGACATCGCCGGTTTCCTCCACGCTCATCCGCCGTTCGAGGCCCTGGACGCCGACGAGCTCGCCGCGTTGGCGGCCGTCGCCGAGCTGGAGGAGCATCCCGCGGGGGCGACGATCCTCCCCAAGGGCGGCCCGCCGGTCACGCACGTCCGGGTGGTGCACACCGGCGCGGTGGAGATCGTGCTCGACGGGCGGGTGCTCGACCTGCTCGGGCCCGGCGAGCTGTTCGGCCACGCGTCGATGCTGTCCGGGCTGCCGCTCGGGTTCGCCGCCGTTGCGGTGGGAACGACGACCTGCCTGCGGCTTCCCGCGGACGCCGTGCGCCCCGTGCTCGGCATGCCCGCAGGGCTGCGCTACGTCGCCCGGTCGCTGCTGTCGTCGGCGCTTGCCGGCCCGGCCGGAGCCGACGACGGTTCCGCGAGCTCCGCCCAGCGGCCGGTGGGGGAGCTGCTGCGGGCCCCGCTCGTGTTCGCCGCACCCGCGCTGTCGATCCGGGAGACCGCGCAGCGGATGACGGCATCCGGCGCGTCCGCCGTCGTCGTCCCGCTCCGGGACGGGCGGGTCGGCATCCTCACCGACCGCGACCTGCGCCGCGTGATCGCAGAGGGCACGGACACCGCCGCCCCCGTCAGCGCGGCGATGTCGGCGCCGGCCTGGACGGTGGCCGCCGACCGGCTCGGCGGCGAGGTGCTGCTCGACATGCTCGACCGCGGCGTGCGGCACGTGCCGGTGCTCGACGCGACCGGGCAGGTCCTCGGCGTGCTCACCGACGTCGACGTCGTCGCGGCCACCACACGCAGCAGCTTCGGGCTCCGCGCCGCGATCGCCCGCGCCGGCTCCGTGCCTGAGCTGGTGGCGGCGGCCGCCGAGCTCACCCCCACGGTGATCGCGCTGCACGACGCCCGGGTGGCGGCCACCGACATCGCGGGCATCACGTCGGTCGTGGTCGACGCGCTCACCCGGCGGCTCATCGAGCTGGTCGCCCCCGGCCCGCCGCCCCGCCCGCTCACGTGGCTCGCGCTGGGCAGCCTCGCCCGGCGCGAGGCCGTGCCGTCCTCCGACGTCGACAGCGCCCTCGTCTGGGCGGGCGACGGGCAGGGTCGTGCGGACAACGCCGCCGAGTACGCCCACGCGCTGGCGGAGCAGGTCCTGTCCGGGCTCGCGGCGTGCGGGTTCCGGGCGGACGCCAACGGGGCGGTCGCGACCAACAAGCTCTTCGCCCGCTCCTACGACGGTTGGGTCGCAGCGGCCCGCAGCTGGCTCGCCGACCCCACCCAGGAACGCGCGCCGATCCTCGTCTCGCTCGCGGTGGACGCCCGCCCGGTGTGGGGGGTGCGCGCGGCCCCGGCGGTGGCCGACGTCTTCCGCGACGCCCGCCGCCACCCCGACCTGCTGCGCCTGCTCGGTCGCTACGCCCTGGCCCACCGCCCGCCGACCGGTTTCCTGCGGGACTTCGTGGTGGAGCACACCGGGCGGCGCCGGGGGAAGCTCGACCTCAAGCGGGGAGGGCTCGTCCCCATCGTCGACCTCGCCCGCTGGGCGGGCATGGCGGCCGGGGTCACCAGCGCGTCCACTCCGGCCCGGCTGCGGGCCGCCGCGGCCGCGGGCACCCTGGACCCGGGGCCGGCCGCCACGCTCGAGGAGGCCTTCCACCTCGTGCTGCAGCTGCGCCTCGCCCACCAGGTGGAGCAGCTGCGCGCCGGTGAGGAACCCGACGACCTCGTACGGCCCGCGGACCTGAGCCCCGTCACCCGCGTGTCGCTGCGCGAGGCGTTCCGCACCGTCGCGACGGTGCAACGGCGGATCGACCGGGAGCTGCAGCTCGGCGTGCGGTGA